In Aegilops tauschii subsp. strangulata cultivar AL8/78 chromosome 3, Aet v6.0, whole genome shotgun sequence, one genomic interval encodes:
- the LOC109778913 gene encoding peroxidase 19 isoform X2 → MTMGSSGGICFRTLVLLLVAYLGGMRAREAPLPLPSARSAGVNNRRAPERHGLSLDFYGKTCPSVDHIVANVTAERFRDHPATGPAVLRLFHNDCFVEGCDASILIAPSGKAAGEKVERDMEENRNLPQYGFDTVEMAKAAVESKCPGVVSCADILALAARDAVQLAGGPYYEVKKGRKDSKVSLAGKVRGSLPHANSTVDELLRVFAGKGLGAGDLVALSGAHTIGFAHCAHFLGRLYDFRGTRRPDPFMDARLVKALRMTCPYTGGSARAVVPFDVSTPFQFDHAYYANLQARLGVLGSDQALFLDARTRPLVQELGADKARFFRAFVASMDRMGSIRVKKGKKGEVRKICSQHL, encoded by the exons atgacAATGGGTTCCTCCGGAGGCATCTGCTTCCGCACCCTTGTCTTGCTCCTCGTCGCGTACCTCGGCGGCATGCGTGCTCGGGAggcgccgctgccgctgccgtcTGCCAGGAGCGCGGGGGTTAACAACAGGCGGGCGCCGGAACGGCACGGTCTGTCGCTGGACTTCTACGGCAAGACGTGCCCCTCGGTCGACCACATCGTCGCCAACGTCACCGCCGAGCGGTTCCGAGACCACCCGGCCACTGGGCCCGCCGTGCTCCGCCTCTTCCACAACGACTGCTTCGTGGAG GGCTGCGACGCGTCCATACTGATCGCGCCGTCAGGCAAGGCGGCAGGGGAGAAGGTGGAGAGGGACATGGAGGAGAACAGGAACCTGCCGCAGTACGGGTTCGACACGGTGGAGATGGCCAAGGCCGCCGTGGAGAGCAAGTGCCCCGGCGTCGTCAGCTGCGCCGACATCCTCGCCCTCGCCGCCCGGGACGCCGTGCAACTG GCAGGAGGACCCTACTACGAGGTGAAGAAGGGGAGAAAAGACAGCAAGGTATCCCTGGCTGGCAAGGTGCGCGGCAGCCTGCCCCACGCCAACTCCACCGTGGACGAGCTCCTCCGCGTGTTCGCAGGCAAGGGCCTGGGCGCGGGCGACCTGGTGGCGCTGTCCGGCGCGCACACCATCGGCTTCGCGCACTGCGCCCATTTCCTGGGCCGCCTCTACGACTTCCGCGGCACCCGGCGGCCGGACCCGTTCATGGACGCTCGGCTGGTGAAGGCGCTGCGCATGACGTGCCCCTACACCGGCGGCAGCGCCCGCGCGGTGGTGCCGTTCGACGTGAGCACGCCGTTCCAGTTCGACCACGCCTACTACGCCAACCTGCAGGCCAGGCTGGGCGTCCTGGGCTCCGACCAGGCGCTGTTCCTGGACGCGCGCACCAGGCCGCTCGTGCAGGAGCTCGGCGCGGACAAGGCCCGCTTCTTCCGGGCCTTCGTCGCCAGCATGGACAGGATGGGCTCCATCCGGGTcaagaagggcaagaagggagAGGTCAGGAAAATCTGTAGCCAGCACTTGTAG
- the LOC109778913 gene encoding peroxidase 19 isoform X1, with translation MTMGSSGGICFRTLVLLLVAYLGGMRAREAPLPLPSARSAGVNNRRAPERHGLSLDFYGKTCPSVDHIVANVTAERFRDHPATGPAVLRLFHNDCFVEGCDASILIAPSGKAAGEKVERDMEENRNLPQYGFDTVEMAKAAVESKCPGVVSCADILALAARDAVQLEGGNFVQAGGPYYEVKKGRKDSKVSLAGKVRGSLPHANSTVDELLRVFAGKGLGAGDLVALSGAHTIGFAHCAHFLGRLYDFRGTRRPDPFMDARLVKALRMTCPYTGGSARAVVPFDVSTPFQFDHAYYANLQARLGVLGSDQALFLDARTRPLVQELGADKARFFRAFVASMDRMGSIRVKKGKKGEVRKICSQHL, from the exons atgacAATGGGTTCCTCCGGAGGCATCTGCTTCCGCACCCTTGTCTTGCTCCTCGTCGCGTACCTCGGCGGCATGCGTGCTCGGGAggcgccgctgccgctgccgtcTGCCAGGAGCGCGGGGGTTAACAACAGGCGGGCGCCGGAACGGCACGGTCTGTCGCTGGACTTCTACGGCAAGACGTGCCCCTCGGTCGACCACATCGTCGCCAACGTCACCGCCGAGCGGTTCCGAGACCACCCGGCCACTGGGCCCGCCGTGCTCCGCCTCTTCCACAACGACTGCTTCGTGGAG GGCTGCGACGCGTCCATACTGATCGCGCCGTCAGGCAAGGCGGCAGGGGAGAAGGTGGAGAGGGACATGGAGGAGAACAGGAACCTGCCGCAGTACGGGTTCGACACGGTGGAGATGGCCAAGGCCGCCGTGGAGAGCAAGTGCCCCGGCGTCGTCAGCTGCGCCGACATCCTCGCCCTCGCCGCCCGGGACGCCGTGCAACTG GAAGGTGGTAATTTTGTGCAGGCAGGAGGACCCTACTACGAGGTGAAGAAGGGGAGAAAAGACAGCAAGGTATCCCTGGCTGGCAAGGTGCGCGGCAGCCTGCCCCACGCCAACTCCACCGTGGACGAGCTCCTCCGCGTGTTCGCAGGCAAGGGCCTGGGCGCGGGCGACCTGGTGGCGCTGTCCGGCGCGCACACCATCGGCTTCGCGCACTGCGCCCATTTCCTGGGCCGCCTCTACGACTTCCGCGGCACCCGGCGGCCGGACCCGTTCATGGACGCTCGGCTGGTGAAGGCGCTGCGCATGACGTGCCCCTACACCGGCGGCAGCGCCCGCGCGGTGGTGCCGTTCGACGTGAGCACGCCGTTCCAGTTCGACCACGCCTACTACGCCAACCTGCAGGCCAGGCTGGGCGTCCTGGGCTCCGACCAGGCGCTGTTCCTGGACGCGCGCACCAGGCCGCTCGTGCAGGAGCTCGGCGCGGACAAGGCCCGCTTCTTCCGGGCCTTCGTCGCCAGCATGGACAGGATGGGCTCCATCCGGGTcaagaagggcaagaagggagAGGTCAGGAAAATCTGTAGCCAGCACTTGTAG